Genomic DNA from Streptomyces sp. NBC_01571:
CCGAGTACCGCGGCTGCCCCTTCCTGGCCGCGCTGGTCGAGCTGAAGGACCCCGAGCACCCGGCGAGCGTGGTGGCCGGCGCTGCGAAGGACCGCCTCGAGGCGACGTTCCGCGCCGAGGCCGAGCTGGGGGGCGCGCGTGACGCGCGGCTCCTCGCCCGGCAGTTGATGCTGGTCTTCGACGGCGCGAGCGCCCGCGCCGGGTCCCGTATCGAGACCCTGGACGACGGCCTGGCCACGACGACCGTGACACTGCTGCTGGACGCGGCGGGCGTCGGCTGACCACCACGACGGGACGCCTGCGGCACTTGCGGCGCCTGCCGAGATGTGGCCCGTCTGCCGGGAGGGCATCCCCGGTGCCCCGGCGGCTCAGACGACGCCGTCGGCCCGCAGGGCGGCGATGTCGGCCGGGCTGTACCCCAGCGCGGCAAGGATCTCTTCGGTGTGCTCGCCGAGGGCGGGCACGGCGTCCATCCGGGGATCGACTCCGGCGAGATCCACGGGCGGCAGGAGCGCGGGCACCACGGCTCCGGGCACCTGTACGTCGCGCCAGCGGTCGCGTTCGCGCAGGACCGGGTGGGCGAGGAACTCCTCGACGGTGTTGACGCCTGCGTTGGCGATGCCCGCGGCGTCCAGCAGTTCCCCCGCCTCCTGACTGTGCAGGGCGCGGAACCGGTCGGCCACGATCGTGTCGAGCGCGTCGCGGTGGGCCACGCGGTCCGGACCGGTGGCGAAGCGCGGGTCGTCGACGAGGTCCGGCCGCTCCAGGAACCGCTCGCACAGCGCGGCCCATTCGCGCTCGTTCTGGATGGAGAGGAGCACCTCCTTGCCGTCGGCCGCCGGGTACGTGCCGTAGGGGGCGATGGTGGCGTGCCGCGTGCCGATCCGCGGCGGCTGGGTGCCGCCGTGGCGCGTGTAGAGGGCGGGCTGGCTCATCCACTCGGCCAGCGCCTCGAAGAGGGAGACCTCCACGGCGCGGGCGACGCCCCGGGTGGCGCGGGTGAACAGGGCGGTGAGCACGCCCGAGTAGGCGTACATGCCCGCCGCGATGTCGGCGACCGACACCCCGGCCCGGGCGGCACCGTGCTCGTTCCCCGTCAGGGAGACCAGGCCCGTCTGGCACTGCACGAGCAGGTCGTACGCCTTGCGGTCCGCCCACGGCCCCTCGGAGCCGTAACCGGTGACGGTGCACGGGATCAGGGACCGGTGCCGCTCCCGCAGCGACGCGGCGTCGAGGCCGAGCCGGGCTGCCGCTCCGGGGGCCAGGTTCTGTACGAACACGTCCGCGTCGGCGAGCAGTTGCTCCAGGATGTCGCGTCCCCGGGCCGACTTCAGGTCCAGGGTCAGTGACTCCTTGGAACGGTTGAGCCAGACGAAGTAGCTGGACTCGCCGTGCACGGTGGTGTCGTAACGGCGCGCGAAGTCGCCCTCTCCCGGACGTTCCACCTTGATCACCCGAGCACCGAGGTCGGCCAGTTGACGGGTCGCGAAGGGCGCCGCCACCGCTTGCTCGACGGTGACGACGGTGATGCCGGCGAGCGGAAGTTCGGTCATCGGTCGGACCTCCGGAGAGCTGGCCGGGAGAACATGGCGACGCGGGTCATGCTGCCATCATGGGCACGCACGCGGTGATCACGTGAACACCGGGACGCGACGACTTCACGCAGCCGCAGCCGCAGCCGCAGCCGCAGTCGCTTCCGCTTCCGCAGCCGCCGACGCGGCTGCCGCGCGCGCCCGGGTATCCCGGACAGGGTGTGGTCGGCCGGTGCCGGGGAGTCCAATACTCGGGGCATGGACGGAAAACGACAGCTCGGTGAGTTCCTGCAGGCGCGCCGCTCCCAGGTGCGCCCCGAGGACGTCGACCTGGTGACCTACGGCGACCAACGCCGTGTGCCCGGGCTGCGGCGCGAGGAACTGGCCCAGCTGGCGGGTGTCAGCCAGTCGTACTACGCGCGGCTGGAGCAGGGGCAGTCCCACGCCTCCCCGGAGGTCCTGGAGGCGATCGCCCAGGCGCTGCGGCTGAGCGAGACCGAACGCCGGCACCTGCTCGAACTGGCCGCGGGCGCCCGCCGCCGGACCCGCGCACGCCGGCCGGCGCCGGAACGGGTGTCACCGGCCCTCGCGCAGCTGACGGCCGCGCTGGACGACGTCCCCGTGGTGGTGCTGGGGCGGCGCAGTGACGTCCTGGCCTGGAACCGCGCCGGTCACGCGCTGTACGCCGGGCACCTCGATCCGGAAGGACCGGACCGGCCGGGGGAGCGGCCGAACATGGCGCGCCTGGTGTTCCTGGACGAGCACACCCGTGATCTCTACGCGGACTGGCCGGCCAAGGCCAGAGCCGTGGTGGGCGCGCTGCGGCTGACGTCCGGCCGGTTTCCCGACGACCCGGCCCTCGCCTCACTCGTCGGTGAACTGACGCTCAAAAGCCCGGAGTTCGCCTCCATGTGGGCGGACCACCGGGTCAAGACCGGTGCGGCCGCCGGCTACGGGATGCGGCATCCGCTGGTGGGCGCCATGGATGTCGTCCAGCAGACGCTGCACGCCGAAGACGGTCTGACGGTCGTCGTCGCGACCACCGAGGCGGACTCGCCGTCCCGGGCCGCCATGACACTGCTCGTGCACAGCGCCAGGACCGACCGGCCCGGCATGCGACCGGCCCGGTCACCGGGACACACCCAGGCATAGACCGCGGCTTCCCTCCCGTTACGGACACCCGGCGTCCGCAGTTCCCGGCGGCCCCGACACGTCCGGACAACCCGTCCACCCGCACCGCGCACGCGATGCCGTGCGCCCGAAAACCGTTGTGAAGGAAAGAGAAGGACATGAGAAACAAACTGGCCGTCCTCGCCTGTGCCGTCACCCTCGCCGCGACGACCGCGGTCACGGCCCTCACCCAGACCTCCGAAGCGGCCGCGACGGGTCCGGCCGTGACGGGTCGGGCCCTGACCGGGCCCGTCGTGACATCCCGTATCGCCGCGCACTTCGACCTGGCGCGGGGGCAGATGCCGGAGAACATCGCACCGGAGCCCGACGGCACGGCCGACGTCACCTTCGCGGCCGCCCGTCAGGTGGCCGCCGTCAGCACGACCGGCGCGACGCGCGTCCTGGCCACCCTGCCGGCACCGGCCGACGGTGGCGTCCACACCCCGGCGCTCGGCTTCGCCCTGACCACGGGCATCGTCCGGGCCCACGACGGCACGCTGTACTTCCTCTACGCGAGCGGCACCCCGGACCTGACCGGTGTGTGGCGGCTGCGTCCGGGCGGCACCCCGCACCGCGTCGCGGCACTCCCGGCCGACGGTCTGCCCAACGGACTGGCACTGGACGAGCACCACCACCGGCTCTACATCGCCGACTCCGTACGGGGAGAGATCCGCACCGTACCCACCGCGGGCGGTGACCCCACCACCTGGTCCGCCGCCCCCGAACTCGCCGCGGCGGGTTTCCTCGGGGTCAACGGCCTGAAGATCCACCGGGGCGCGCTGTGGGCGACCAACCTCGACCGGGGCACCGTCCTGCGCATCCCGTTCGGCCCCGCAGGCCGGCCTGGACCGGTGCGCATCACGGCGAAGGACCTGACCGGTATCGACGACTTCGCCTTCACCGGCCGCGGCGACGAGATCCTGGCGGCGCTCAACGGCCCCGGCACGGTCGTGCGCATCCCGCGCGACGGCACCTCCTCGACCGTCCTCACCGCAGCGGACGGCCTGCAGAACCCGACCTCGGTCGCGCTGCGCCACGGCACCCTCTATGTCCTCAGTGCCGCGTACACGACGGCCACCGACCCCAACCTCCTGCTCGCCCGCGTTCGTTCCTCGTCGTCCTCCTGACCGCCTTCCTCCAGGAACCGGTTCAAGCGGGCTGCGGGGTGAGCCGATGCAGGCCCTTGCGGTCGTAGTAGCGGGTCATCGCCAGCCCGAAGAGCAGGGCGACGGCCGTGCCGATCGCGATCATGAGCCAGGCGCGGGCGAGACCGGCGTCGGCGCGCGCGTCGAAGAAGACGATGGCGCGGACGCCACCGCCGAGCTGGCGCATCGGCTCGAAGACGGCGAGGAAGCGGTAGAAGCCCGGGACGGCCTCCAGCGGGACGGTCGATCCGGAGGAGGGCAGGCCCAGCACGATGAACACGAACATGGACACGAGCTGGCCGATCCCGCCGAAGGCCGCGTTGATGGCCTGGACACCCAGGCCGACCGCGACGCTCGCACAGTAGGAGTAGATCCACAGCAGCGGCAGGTGGGAGGCGTCCATGCCGAGGATCCCGAGGGTGGCGACCATCACCAGCGTGGTGGTCAGGACGGCGATACCGGCCGTCATGCCCATCTTCAGGAGCAGCGTCTGGGTACGGCTGATCGGCAGGGTGGGGCGGCGGGTGTGCCAGGGACCGATCTCGTTGTCGGCGTAACCGAGCGCGGTGTCCACGCCGTTGTTGATGACGTTCGCACCCAGGAACCCGGCCAGGACCAGCAGCAGCGTGTAGTAGAACGCCGTCAGGCCCAGGCCGCTGTGCTCACCGATGGGGTGGCCGACCCGGGTGGTGACCGTCACCGGGTCGGCCAGCAGCAGACGGGTCGTGGAGTCGGTCCCCGCGGCGGCGGGGGAGGCCGTGAGCTGCTTGCCGATGGTCAGAGAGGCCTGTTGGGCGGTCTGCTGGGCGATCCGGCTCGCCAGTGAGGAGCCGAGGCTGCCCAGGCCGGGGTTGGTGAGCACCGTGAGGGTCGGCCGGGCCGTCGCGGTCGATCCGGTGAGCGCGGTGACGGAGGCCGTGAAGTCGGCGGGGACGACCAGGGCCCCGAAGATCCTGCCGGAGGTGAGTCTGTCCTGGAGCTGGGCACGGGTGAGCCGTTGCCAGCGGGCCTTGCCGGAGGTGTCGGCGACGACCGCGCGGGTGAGCTGTGCACCCAGGTTCGTCGTCTGCCCGGGCAGTGGTCTGCCCTGGTCGGAGTCGACGATGCCGATGGGCAGGTCGTGCAGGGCTCCGTTCGGATTGACGATGCCGCCCATGTAGAGGAGGGCCAGCAGCAGTGCGAGCAGCCCGCTGAGCACGGTCGGCAGCAGCCACAGCCTGGGGCGCCGCAGGAGTGAGGTGGCACGGGCCGGGACGGGAGGGTGGTCGGGAGCGGGGGTGCTGTCGGCGGCCATGGTCCTCCGTAGGTCAGGGGCGGCGCGGGAGGGACGGGACCGGATGGGAGGCGCCCGCCAGGTCAGGATGCGGGGTGCGGCGGCGCCGTGTTCAGCGACTCGCCGGGTGCGGGACGGGGGCGGGCGGGGGCGAGTGGAGGGGGCGCGTGGAGGGCGCCGTGTCCCGCCCGTCGTCGCCGGTCGTGTGGAGCGGGCTGCCGCTCGGCCGGACGGCGCGCGGACGACCGCCCCGGGACGGACCGACGACCCTCTTACCCCCACCGTCTTTGACGGCGACCGTCCTGGGTACGGTTCCGGCACCATCCCACCCCTCCCCGGAGTCGAGACATGACCGACCGTGCCGACCAGACCATCGCCGCGCTGCGCAGCGGACACGACTACCTGACCTCCGTGGTGCACGGGCTCGCCACCGCCGACCTCACCCGGCGCTCGGGCGCGTCGGAGTGGGACGTGTCCCAGGTCCTCAGCCACCTGGGCAGCGGCGCGGAGATCGGCCGCGCCTCGCTGGAGGGCGCGCTGAACGGCACCGGACCGCGGGACGGCGACTTCAACAAGTCGGTGTGGGCGCGCTGGGACGCGATGTCCCCGGCCGAGCGCGCCGAGGGGTTCGTGAACGCCGACGAACAACTCGTGCGCGGTTACGAGGCACTGGACGCGCGGGCCCGGGAGGAACTCCGCGTGGAGCTCGGCTTCCTGCCGGCACCCGTGGACGTCGCGACACTGGCGGGCCTTCGGCTCGGCGAGTTCACCCACCACACCTGGGACGTCGAGGTGGCCTTCGACCCGACGGCGGCGCTGCTGCCGGTGGCGACCGAGCCGCTCCTCGCCCAGGCCGGTCTGCTCATAGGGTTCCTGGGCAAGGCCGACGCCCTGGGCGGTCGCCACGCCCGTATCGCCGTGCGGACGGTCTCTCCCGTGCGTGCTTTCGGGCTCGACCTGGGCGACTCGGTCGCGCTCGTCGACGAGCCCGCCCACCCCGACGCCGTACTGAGCGCCCCTGCCGAGTGGTGGCTGCGGCTCGTCACCGGCCGCCACGCCCCCGCCCACACCCCGGCCGAGGTGAACCTGAAGGGGGACGCCCTCACCCTGGACGACCTGCGACGCGTCTTCCCGGGCTTCTGACCCGCGGGGTCGTCGCGGGGACGGTTGTTTCCGTCCAGGAAGCCGTCGCCGGGCCGAATGTCTCCGTGGGCGGGGTCGTTCGCGGCAGCCGGGCTTTCCCCGGCGGCGAGGTCGTCGCGGCGGCCGTCATCCGATGCGCGAGGCCGTCCGCCGGGGCGGCCCCGCGCGCTTCCGGGCCGTGGCGCGCGTATACGCAGCGTCACGGCACTCTTCAGCCGGTCTTCCCGGCCGTCCCGCTCACGGTCTCCCCGGGCCGCCCCGTTCACGACCCGTGCTTCACGACCCGTACTTCACGACTCGTGCCTCACGCCCCGTGCTTCACGAATCGTCGCCGGCAACCTCGGAGGGCGGCAACAAGTCGTGCAGCTGCTCGTACCGCTGCGCGCAGGCCGTGCGGGCGATGGCCTGCGAGACGGCGTCGGCCAGCGGGCGCGAGGACTCGCGCAGCAGCGTGCGCGCCTTGTCCGTGAGCGCCACCTCGATACCCCGCTTGTCCCCGCAGGCCGAGCGCCGCGTGATCAGGCCCGCGTGCTGCAGACAGGCCACCTGATAGGTCAGCCGTGTCTTGGGGCGGCCCAGCAGCTCGGCGATCTGTGTCATGCGCAGACTGGAGCCGGGCTGGTCGGCCAGCAGGCACAGCACCAGGAACTCGTCGTGCGAGACACCGAGGGCGTCCTTGACGCGAGCGCGCAACTGCTGCTCGATCGCCCCGGCCGCCGCGAGCAGCCTCATCCAGGACCGCAGTTCGGTCGGCAGCAGGCCGTCATCGGCCGCCGGCTCGTGTTCGGGCAGGTCAGCGGGGGCGAGGAAGTCGGCCATGGTGTCACAGTCTACCGGTTGTCCAAATTTGGAGAACGGGCTAGCCTGTGATCGTCCAAATTTGGATGACTCCTGGTTGTCCCACGGCTCGTGCCTCACCTCTCACTGTTAACCGTCTGGAGAACTCTCATGACCGTCGCCGTCGAAACCGGCCTGTGGCAGCTCGACCCCGCCCGCACCAGCGTCGTCATCCGGCACAAGACGATGTGGGGCCTGGTGACGGTGAAGGGGGCCTTCGCCGCTGTCACCGGGGAGGGCGAGGTGCAGGCCGACGGGACCGCCCGCGGCACCGTCACCCTGGACGTGGCGTCCCTCGACACCAAGAACGGCAAGCGCGACAAGCACCTCCGCTCGGCCGACCTCTTCGACGTGGAACGGCACCCCACGATCACCTTCGCGGTGGACAACGCCGTGGTCGCCCAGGACGACACCGTCGAGGTCGCCGGGCAGTTGACCGTACGCGGCATCACCAGGCCGCAGCCGGTCGTCGCCCGGGTGACCGCGGCGAGCGCCGAAGACGTCACGCTCGGCACGGAGTTCACCGTGGACCGCGACCAGTTCGACATGGGCTGGAACCAGATGGGCATGCTCCGCGGCCTGACCACTGTCGTCGGCACACTCGTCTTCACCCGCGTCAAGGGCTGATCCGGCGGATCACCGCCCGCCGTCGGCGCGGCGGCAGGCAGTGGCCGTCCGGTTCCACGGTCCGCCGGATACGGCGGCCGACGTCCCGCGGTTCCTGCTGCCGCGCCTTGCCGGGCGGGTCGAGGAGAAGACGGCGAACGGTCCCCCGTGGCCGGGGGCTCCGTTCGCCACGGGCCCGGGTGGGTGCGGCCCGGTCGTCCGGGGAGACGCCCCGGCGGCCCGTCAGGCCCGGCGCGCCGCTGCGTGGAAGGCCGGGTGGCCGTCCAGCCGGCGGACGTAGTCCCGCAGACGGCCGTACGGGGAGAGGACGTCCTCGGTGCCGAGGTGGGTGAGGGCCACCCACAGGTCGACGTCGGCTGCCGTCAACTCCTCGCCCAACACATTCTGGTGTGCGGTGAGTTGCTGATCCAGTGAGCTGAGCGCGGCCGACCGCGCCGTCGGCCGGGCGGCCGGGGTGAGATTCCGGTCGAGGAAGACGCGGAAGGTGTCGATGTCCGCGGCGAGGGACTGCGGGTGCAGCCGGGGGAGTCCGTTGCCGCCGCGGCAGCCCGGGAGTTCGCCGAGGTCGCGCAGGATGTCGGGGGTGTGATTGCTGACGATGCGTCCGCTCCAGCGGTCGCACAGCGCCGGCGCGGTGAGCGGACCGTCGTAGTGGTGCCAGGTGGCCTCGTACGCGGCCCGCAGGGCGGCGCAGGCGTCCGGCGTCCCGGCGGGCCCCGTCAGCAGCGTGGTGGTGACCGAGTCGCGCAGTCCCAGCAGGCCGAGGGTGATCGAGATGCGCAGCGAGCGCGGACAGCCCTCGGAGAGGTACAGCTGATAGCGGTGCGGCGCCGGATAGAAACCGCCGGCCGGACCGACTCCGATGCGACTGCGGATGCGGTGTCCACGCGCGGGGGCCGCCGCCCGAGGGGCGGCGACAACCGCCCCCGCGGCGGGTGAGGCCGAGGCGCAGTGGTGGGAGGCGGCGGCGGTCGGACTGAGCGAGACTGTCTCGGGCATGACTCTCCATGGGGACGACGAAGCCCTGCCACCCGAGGGGCGGCAGCGGCGGAACGGAGTGACTGCGCTGACGTACCGTCCGGACCGTGGACTAGTAGGCGCTGGAGACCCGCTGCAGATCGATGTGCAGGCGCCTGGTCAGACCGCTCGTGCCCTTTCCGGTCATTCCCGTCGCTCCCGTGTCCGGGGCTCGCGAGAGGCGAGACCACGCTTGCCCCGCCGCTCCGGCGGGACCCGGTCGTCACCCGGGGCACCCCGTCGCGGTGGAAGGGTTGCCTGTCAGCGGGCCGGGGCCGATCAACCGCATCGCACGGAAGGAACCGTGCGAAGGGCGCTGACAATCGTGACCGTCCCCGCCAGTCTCGGTCCGCCCCGTGGCCTCGTCAAGAAGGCGTCCGCGCGGTCTCACGACGTGGTCATCCGGGCTGCCGAGCGTTGACATTCGTTCGGGGCCGTGCCTAACTTACGCCGCATCGGGCCGGAGCAACTCCGGTGAACACGAGGCCCCACGGGCCGGAACGGTGACGGTGACCGCGATGTACGCAGCCCAGGGGAAGACCGCCTCGCGGTCCCACGGCCGCGACCGCGTACTCATGAACCGTCGTCCGGAGCGGCACCTCGCCGACGGCGGCGACGCCCGCACGGCACGGTGTTGTCCCTCCCTCGACGCCCGCTGTCTCTGTCGGGGCTGACGCACTTCCTCGCTGATCGCCGGTCCCTGAACTCCGGTCCCTGAACCCCGGTCCCTGAACCCCGGTCCTTGATCCGCGGTGTCCGATCCGGGGTCCGTGATCTCCGAACCACCGTGTGCCGCCGTCGAACGGGCGGACTTCCGGTGGTCCTCCCCTTCTCGTCCCCGCATCGGGTTCGTTCCCCCGTGCGCGTGCCCGTCGTCTCGTCGTACGGCCCGTGCCGGGGGAGTCCGAGCCGCCTGGAGCCCTCCATGAGTGAATCCCTCAGCTCCGCCGTGCCGTTGAGCACGGCGCAGCCGCCTCCCGCTCCCGTGGTCGAACCGAGGCCGTACGCGGCGCAGCGGGTGCTGCCGCTGCGCCGTCCGGGCCGCTGGATCGTCTCGGCGATCGTGCTGGTCGTGGTCGCCCAGCTCGTCCACGGCCTGGCGACCAATCCGTTCTTCCAGTGGGACAGGTTCCAGTACTGGTTCCTGCGTCCCACGATCCTCGACGGCCTGCTCATCACCCTCGAAGTGACCCTCTACAGCGCCGTGTCGGGACTGCTGGGCGGCATCCTGCTCGCACTCGCACGGCTCTCCCGGAGCCCGGTGCTGCGTGCCGTGAGCTGGGTCTACATCTGGTTGTTCCGGTCGGTGCCGCTGATCGTCGTCCTGCTCTTCCTCTACAACTTCTCCGCGCTCTACCGGACGCTGAGCCTCGGCGTGCCGTTCGGCCCCGCCTTCCTCACGTTCGACGAGTCCCGGCTCGCCACCGACATGGTCGTCGCGGTCGTCGGACTGAGCCTCAACGAAGCGGCGTACGCGGCCGAAGTGGTACGGGGCGGCATCCTCTCCGTCGACCAGGGCCAGCACGAGGCGGCCTCCGCGCTGGGTCTGCCGAAGGGCTACCAGTTCACGAGGATCGTGTTCCCGCAGGCCCTGCGCTCCATCACCCCCAACTACGTCAACCAGCTGATCGGCCTGATCAAGGGCACCTCACTGGTCTTCTACGTCTCCCTGCTCGACCTGTTCGGCTCGGTGCAGAGCATGGGCAGCACCTACCCGGGCGACATCGTGCCGCTGCTGCTGGTCGCCACCGTCTGGTACCTGATCCTCACCAGCGTCGTCTCGGTCGTCCAGTTCTACGTCGAGCGGTACTACTCGCGGGGCGCGCTGCGCACCCTGCCGCCCACCCCGTTGCAGAAGCTCCGCACCGGTCTGCGTGACCTGCGGGACCGTGTCCGGAAGGAGGCGGCCCTGTGACCGCCCAGGTGACGGAGCAGCCCGACGTCCGGCCCGCGGCCGTCGAGGTCCATGACGTGCACAAGTGGTACGGGACCCAACGTGTCCTGGACGGAGTGGAGTTGACCGTACGGCCCGGCGAGGTCACCGTCGTCCTCGGACCGTCCGGCTCCGGCAAGTCCACGCTCCTCAGGGTGATCAACCACCTGGAGAAACCCGAGATCGGCCATGTCAGCCTGAACGGCGAGCCGATCGGCGTACGACGGCACGGCGGCCGGCTCAAGGAACTGAGCGAGCGGGCCATCCTGGCCCAGCGCAGCCGGATCGGCTTCGTCTTCCAGAACTTCAACCTGTTCCCGCACCTGACGGTGCTCGACAACGTGGCGGCCGCGCCGGTCGCCACCGGCCGGCTGAGCAGGCCCGAAGCGCGGGAACTGGCGCGCACCCTGCTGGGCCGGGTCGGGCTCGCCGGCAGAACCGCCGCCTTTCCACGGCAGTTGTCGGGCGGCCAGCAGCAGAGAGTGGCCATCGCCCGCGCTCTCGCGCTGCGCCCCGGAGTCATCCTCTTCGACGAACCCACCTCGGCCCTCGACCCCGAACTGGTCGGTGAGGTCCTCGCCGTCATCAAGGACCTGGCCACCAGCGGCACCACCCTCCTCATCGTCACCCACGAGATCGGCTTCGCCCGTGAGGTCGCCGACCGGGTGGTCTTCATGGACGCCGGCCGGATCGTCGAACAGGGGCCGCCCGCCCAGGTGCTGGACCACCCGGCACACGAGCGGACCAGGGACTTCCTGAGCAAGGTCCTCTGATCCCGCCCGGACACCGCTCATCCGCCCCCCGCACCACGCCCTCACGGCACACCTGACAAGGACGACCCATGCAAACCCGAACCCGCACCCTCCGTACCGGACTCCTCCGTGGCCTGACCGTGTCCACCGCCGTCGCCACCCTCGCCACCGGACTCGCCGCGTGCGGGGGCGAGAGCGACGCCGCCACCACGACCGGCGGCGCGGCCCCCGGCACCGTCACCTTGGGCGCGCTCTCCAACGGCGCCGCACAACAGACCGAACTCACCGTGCCCGAGGTCAAGTCCATCAGCGCCGAGCTGCCCGAGTCGGTGGCCAGGAGCGGCAAGCTGGTGATCGGAGTGGGCGCGCTGCCCGCCGGGTTCCCGCCACTTGCGTACGTGGGGCAGGACCAGAAGACCCTCACCGGCGCCGAACCCGACCTCGGCCGGCTGGTCGCCGCGGTCCTCGGCCTGAAGCCGGAGGTGAAGAACTCGACCTGGGAGAACCTGTTCGTCGGTATCGACAGCGGCAAGGCCGACATCGCCTTCTCGAACGTCACCGACACCGAGGAACGCAAGAAGAAATACGAGTTCGCCTCCTACCGGCAGGACAACCTCGCCTTCGAGGTGCGGAAGAAGAGCACCTGGAACTTCGACGGCGACTACCGGAACCTGGCCGGCCGGACCGTCGCGGTGAGCGCCGGGACCAACCAGGAGAAGATCCTGCTGGAGTGGAAGGCGAAGCTCGCCAAGGAGGGCAAGAAGCTCACCGTCAAGTACTACCAGGACAACAACGCCACGGCCCTCGCACTG
This window encodes:
- a CDS encoding CaiB/BaiF CoA-transferase family protein produces the protein MTELPLAGITVVTVEQAVAAPFATRQLADLGARVIKVERPGEGDFARRYDTTVHGESSYFVWLNRSKESLTLDLKSARGRDILEQLLADADVFVQNLAPGAAARLGLDAASLRERHRSLIPCTVTGYGSEGPWADRKAYDLLVQCQTGLVSLTGNEHGAARAGVSVADIAAGMYAYSGVLTALFTRATRGVARAVEVSLFEALAEWMSQPALYTRHGGTQPPRIGTRHATIAPYGTYPAADGKEVLLSIQNEREWAALCERFLERPDLVDDPRFATGPDRVAHRDALDTIVADRFRALHSQEAGELLDAAGIANAGVNTVEEFLAHPVLRERDRWRDVQVPGAVVPALLPPVDLAGVDPRMDAVPALGEHTEEILAALGYSPADIAALRADGVV
- a CDS encoding helix-turn-helix domain-containing protein; the protein is MDGKRQLGEFLQARRSQVRPEDVDLVTYGDQRRVPGLRREELAQLAGVSQSYYARLEQGQSHASPEVLEAIAQALRLSETERRHLLELAAGARRRTRARRPAPERVSPALAQLTAALDDVPVVVLGRRSDVLAWNRAGHALYAGHLDPEGPDRPGERPNMARLVFLDEHTRDLYADWPAKARAVVGALRLTSGRFPDDPALASLVGELTLKSPEFASMWADHRVKTGAAAGYGMRHPLVGAMDVVQQTLHAEDGLTVVVATTEADSPSRAAMTLLVHSARTDRPGMRPARSPGHTQA
- a CDS encoding YhgE/Pip domain-containing protein; translated protein: MAADSTPAPDHPPVPARATSLLRRPRLWLLPTVLSGLLALLLALLYMGGIVNPNGALHDLPIGIVDSDQGRPLPGQTTNLGAQLTRAVVADTSGKARWQRLTRAQLQDRLTSGRIFGALVVPADFTASVTALTGSTATARPTLTVLTNPGLGSLGSSLASRIAQQTAQQASLTIGKQLTASPAAAGTDSTTRLLLADPVTVTTRVGHPIGEHSGLGLTAFYYTLLLVLAGFLGANVINNGVDTALGYADNEIGPWHTRRPTLPISRTQTLLLKMGMTAGIAVLTTTLVMVATLGILGMDASHLPLLWIYSYCASVAVGLGVQAINAAFGGIGQLVSMFVFIVLGLPSSGSTVPLEAVPGFYRFLAVFEPMRQLGGGVRAIVFFDARADAGLARAWLMIAIGTAVALLFGLAMTRYYDRKGLHRLTPQPA
- a CDS encoding maleylpyruvate isomerase N-terminal domain-containing protein, translating into MTDRADQTIAALRSGHDYLTSVVHGLATADLTRRSGASEWDVSQVLSHLGSGAEIGRASLEGALNGTGPRDGDFNKSVWARWDAMSPAERAEGFVNADEQLVRGYEALDARAREELRVELGFLPAPVDVATLAGLRLGEFTHHTWDVEVAFDPTAALLPVATEPLLAQAGLLIGFLGKADALGGRHARIAVRTVSPVRAFGLDLGDSVALVDEPAHPDAVLSAPAEWWLRLVTGRHAPAHTPAEVNLKGDALTLDDLRRVFPGF
- a CDS encoding MarR family winged helix-turn-helix transcriptional regulator — its product is MADFLAPADLPEHEPAADDGLLPTELRSWMRLLAAAGAIEQQLRARVKDALGVSHDEFLVLCLLADQPGSSLRMTQIAELLGRPKTRLTYQVACLQHAGLITRRSACGDKRGIEVALTDKARTLLRESSRPLADAVSQAIARTACAQRYEQLHDLLPPSEVAGDDS
- a CDS encoding YceI family protein, with amino-acid sequence MTVAVETGLWQLDPARTSVVIRHKTMWGLVTVKGAFAAVTGEGEVQADGTARGTVTLDVASLDTKNGKRDKHLRSADLFDVERHPTITFAVDNAVVAQDDTVEVAGQLTVRGITRPQPVVARVTAASAEDVTLGTEFTVDRDQFDMGWNQMGMLRGLTTVVGTLVFTRVKG
- a CDS encoding cell envelope biogenesis protein OmpA, coding for MPETVSLSPTAAASHHCASASPAAGAVVAAPRAAAPARGHRIRSRIGVGPAGGFYPAPHRYQLYLSEGCPRSLRISITLGLLGLRDSVTTTLLTGPAGTPDACAALRAAYEATWHHYDGPLTAPALCDRWSGRIVSNHTPDILRDLGELPGCRGGNGLPRLHPQSLAADIDTFRVFLDRNLTPAARPTARSAALSSLDQQLTAHQNVLGEELTAADVDLWVALTHLGTEDVLSPYGRLRDYVRRLDGHPAFHAAARRA
- a CDS encoding putative leader peptide, coding for MTGKGTSGLTRRLHIDLQRVSSAY
- a CDS encoding amino acid ABC transporter permease, yielding MSESLSSAVPLSTAQPPPAPVVEPRPYAAQRVLPLRRPGRWIVSAIVLVVVAQLVHGLATNPFFQWDRFQYWFLRPTILDGLLITLEVTLYSAVSGLLGGILLALARLSRSPVLRAVSWVYIWLFRSVPLIVVLLFLYNFSALYRTLSLGVPFGPAFLTFDESRLATDMVVAVVGLSLNEAAYAAEVVRGGILSVDQGQHEAASALGLPKGYQFTRIVFPQALRSITPNYVNQLIGLIKGTSLVFYVSLLDLFGSVQSMGSTYPGDIVPLLLVATVWYLILTSVVSVVQFYVERYYSRGALRTLPPTPLQKLRTGLRDLRDRVRKEAAL
- a CDS encoding amino acid ABC transporter ATP-binding protein, translating into MTAQVTEQPDVRPAAVEVHDVHKWYGTQRVLDGVELTVRPGEVTVVLGPSGSGKSTLLRVINHLEKPEIGHVSLNGEPIGVRRHGGRLKELSERAILAQRSRIGFVFQNFNLFPHLTVLDNVAAAPVATGRLSRPEARELARTLLGRVGLAGRTAAFPRQLSGGQQQRVAIARALALRPGVILFDEPTSALDPELVGEVLAVIKDLATSGTTLLIVTHEIGFAREVADRVVFMDAGRIVEQGPPAQVLDHPAHERTRDFLSKVL
- a CDS encoding ABC transporter substrate-binding protein, which translates into the protein MQTRTRTLRTGLLRGLTVSTAVATLATGLAACGGESDAATTTGGAAPGTVTLGALSNGAAQQTELTVPEVKSISAELPESVARSGKLVIGVGALPAGFPPLAYVGQDQKTLTGAEPDLGRLVAAVLGLKPEVKNSTWENLFVGIDSGKADIAFSNVTDTEERKKKYEFASYRQDNLAFEVRKKSTWNFDGDYRNLAGRTVAVSAGTNQEKILLEWKAKLAKEGKKLTVKYYQDNNATALALSSGKIDASFGPNPGIAYHITQTAKSPDPTRNAGTFSGAGATLQGLIAATAKKGSGLAAPVADAINHLIKNGQYAKWLAAWNLSNEAVDTARVNPPGLPLDNS